From Candidatus Paceibacterota bacterium, the proteins below share one genomic window:
- a CDS encoding DMT family transporter produces MKPSYLMLLLVLNLFWGCVYSANKVLGQYLTPGGIVTLRFGLAALCFLPLWPLLRGPAPRGRDLFDACLMGVLHFALGQRLQTYANEIGTAGNSAVLMAIEPLFTSAAAAFFLREQLGPRRLAGFALGIFGVALLNRVWRGDFQWAGLAPSLIFVSSFVCEAAYSIIGKPIVARASGAKIVAMSLVAGTVANLLVDGPETFHAAQRVPIQAWWLLLALAIICTVGGYTLWLIIIRECPVNVAALTIFVQSVFGVLIAALWVHETLHWGHLFGSLSIAAGLALGLSRQVHGTPGVQARQSA; encoded by the coding sequence ATGAAGCCGTCGTATTTGATGTTATTGTTGGTGCTCAACCTCTTCTGGGGTTGCGTATATTCCGCCAACAAAGTCCTGGGGCAGTACCTTACCCCTGGCGGCATCGTCACTCTGCGCTTCGGCCTGGCGGCGCTGTGCTTCCTCCCGCTCTGGCCGCTCCTGCGCGGGCCGGCGCCGCGGGGGCGGGACCTCTTCGATGCCTGCCTCATGGGGGTGCTGCACTTCGCGCTGGGACAGCGGCTGCAGACCTACGCCAACGAGATCGGCACGGCCGGCAACTCGGCCGTCCTCATGGCCATCGAGCCCCTCTTCACATCGGCGGCGGCGGCCTTCTTCCTGCGCGAGCAGTTGGGCCCGCGCCGTCTGGCAGGTTTCGCCCTCGGGATATTTGGAGTCGCCCTCCTCAACCGTGTCTGGCGCGGTGATTTTCAATGGGCCGGCCTCGCGCCCAGCCTCATCTTTGTCTCATCTTTCGTATGCGAAGCCGCCTATTCCATCATCGGCAAACCTATTGTCGCTCGCGCCAGCGGCGCCAAGATCGTAGCCATGTCCCTGGTGGCGGGGACAGTTGCCAACCTGCTCGTTGACGGGCCAGAGACCTTTCACGCTGCCCAGAGGGTGCCAATTCAGGCCTGGTGGCTGCTTCTTGCCCTGGCCATCATCTGCACCGTCGGCGGCTACACCCTCTGGCTGATCATTATCCGCGAATGCCCTGTTAACGTCGCCGCCCTCACCATCTTCGTCCAATCCGTCTTCGGCGTCCTGATCGCCGCGCTTTGGGTCCATGAGACGCTCCACTGGGGCCATCTCTTCGGCAGCCTCAGCATCGCCGCCGGCCTGGCCCTCGGGCTCTCGCGCCAGGTCCATGGCACGCCTGGCGTGCAAGCCAGGCAGTCCGCCTGA
- a CDS encoding helix-turn-helix domain-containing protein, with product MQTTFARHALEGDGGDAAPAPGRAGRGRRSARDAQAREPALRSRGSSGINADRNLVEALSNSKIFQDYERAFTEATGLPVALRAVESWQLPHHGHRNESPFCALVVETSRACASCLQVQERLAAGAVDEAHTVNCPAGLCDTAVPVRLGDRLIGFLQTGQLFRKAPSRKQFQRTLRLVSEWGVNADPRKLERAYFATRVVPNKKHEAVVRLLSIFAQHLSMLSNQVVLQQENAEPPVITRAKEYIQQHQTEHLRLGHVARAVNTSTFYFCKMFKQVTGINFTDYLSRVRIEKAKNLLLNPNLRVSEIAFEVGFQSLTHFNRVFKKILGQSPTEYRAQLLGTS from the coding sequence ATGCAAACAACATTTGCTCGGCATGCTTTGGAAGGCGACGGGGGAGATGCCGCCCCTGCTCCCGGGCGTGCCGGGCGGGGGCGGCGCAGCGCCCGGGACGCTCAAGCCAGGGAGCCGGCGCTGAGGTCCCGCGGCAGCAGTGGAATCAATGCGGACCGCAATCTGGTCGAGGCGCTGAGCAATTCCAAGATCTTCCAGGATTACGAGCGCGCCTTTACCGAGGCCACAGGCCTGCCCGTGGCGTTGAGAGCGGTGGAATCCTGGCAGCTTCCCCATCATGGTCATCGCAACGAAAGCCCCTTCTGCGCCCTGGTAGTGGAAACCAGCCGTGCCTGCGCCTCCTGCTTGCAGGTCCAGGAAAGACTGGCGGCCGGCGCGGTGGACGAAGCGCACACCGTAAATTGTCCCGCGGGCCTATGCGACACCGCGGTGCCGGTGCGTCTGGGCGATCGCCTGATCGGCTTCCTGCAGACGGGCCAGCTTTTCCGCAAGGCCCCCAGCCGAAAGCAGTTCCAACGCACGCTTCGCCTGGTCTCCGAATGGGGCGTGAATGCGGATCCCCGCAAGCTTGAGCGGGCCTATTTCGCCACCCGCGTAGTGCCTAACAAGAAGCACGAGGCGGTCGTGAGACTTCTCAGCATCTTTGCGCAGCACCTCTCGATGCTCAGCAACCAGGTTGTCCTCCAACAAGAGAACGCCGAGCCTCCAGTGATCACCCGCGCCAAAGAGTACATCCAGCAGCACCAAACTGAGCACCTCCGCCTCGGACACGTTGCTCGAGCCGTCAATACCAGCACCTTCTACTTCTGCAAGATGTTCAAACAGGTTACTGGCATTAACTTCACGGACTACCTCTCGCGCGTGCGCATCGAGAAGGCCAAGAACCTTCTGCTCAACCCGAATTTGCGCGTGAGCGAGATTGCTTTCGAGGTCGGCTTTCAGTCCCTGACCCACTTCAACCGGGTATTCAAGAAGATCCTCGGCCAGTCGCCTACCGAGTATCGCGCTCAGTTGCTGGGCACGAGCTGA
- a CDS encoding ABC transporter permease, whose product MILPNTIVVGLKEVWAHKFRSLLTMLGIILGVASLVGFAAIIKGMENGMRETMIAMGGADRVNVDDQDVPAEQEHLADQAPGNTMVDVTALRSSAPLMRLVSPKMDVDDVIVTRGDKTFRAWDAAGVWPAAMEVYLHTLEHGRFFTDLDEENANPVCVIGTAVRDELFGSPEQIGREIIPVGESINLNGQPFTIVGMFTRYESEQARKERELAGQRPSGPQSGPARLKARHRSGNWAFDHKNETIYMPLNTAWVRFRSAGDESGIPDNRLDDIGLKVTGLDQMEAALQQTRNVLMLTHRGIEDFRFRTQENQMEAIDKQIRNARMSGGVIAAISLLVGGIGIMNIMLASINERIREIGICKAVGATGLSVFTQVLVESIVIALLGAALGVVASYGFVRVLEQISPTANAPVITPAAMIVAVAFSAAVGVCAGLFPALKAARLDPIQALRYE is encoded by the coding sequence ATGATCCTGCCTAACACCATCGTCGTCGGCCTCAAGGAAGTGTGGGCACACAAGTTCCGCTCCCTGTTGACCATGCTGGGCATCATTCTCGGCGTTGCCAGCCTGGTTGGCTTTGCCGCAATCATCAAGGGCATGGAGAACGGCATGCGGGAGACCATGATCGCCATGGGTGGCGCGGACCGGGTCAACGTGGACGACCAGGACGTGCCCGCCGAGCAGGAACATCTGGCCGATCAGGCGCCAGGCAACACCATGGTTGACGTCACGGCGCTGCGCAGCAGCGCTCCGCTCATGCGTTTGGTGTCGCCCAAGATGGATGTGGATGACGTGATCGTGACCCGGGGCGACAAGACGTTCCGGGCCTGGGACGCCGCCGGCGTATGGCCGGCCGCCATGGAGGTTTACCTCCATACGCTGGAGCATGGTCGTTTCTTCACCGACCTGGACGAGGAAAACGCCAACCCGGTTTGCGTCATCGGCACTGCCGTTCGCGACGAGCTGTTCGGGTCGCCGGAGCAAATCGGGCGTGAGATCATCCCGGTCGGCGAGAGCATCAACCTCAACGGGCAGCCCTTCACAATTGTGGGCATGTTCACCCGCTACGAGAGCGAACAGGCAAGGAAAGAGCGCGAGTTGGCCGGGCAGCGGCCGAGCGGACCGCAGTCCGGCCCCGCCCGGCTGAAAGCCCGGCACCGAAGCGGCAATTGGGCCTTCGACCATAAGAATGAGACCATATACATGCCGCTCAACACCGCCTGGGTCCGGTTCCGCTCCGCCGGGGACGAGAGCGGCATCCCGGACAATCGGCTTGACGACATTGGCCTAAAGGTAACCGGACTCGACCAAATGGAGGCGGCACTGCAGCAGACCCGCAATGTCCTCATGCTGACGCATCGCGGCATTGAGGATTTCCGGTTCCGCACCCAGGAAAACCAAATGGAGGCCATTGATAAGCAAATTCGCAACGCGCGCATGAGTGGTGGGGTCATTGCGGCAATCAGCCTGCTCGTGGGCGGAATCGGCATCATGAACATCATGCTCGCCAGCATCAACGAACGCATCCGCGAGATCGGCATCTGCAAGGCGGTTGGCGCGACCGGTCTGTCCGTCTTTACCCAGGTGCTCGTCGAGAGCATCGTCATTGCTCTGCTCGGCGCGGCATTGGGCGTGGTAGCGTCCTACGGCTTTGTGAGAGTGCTGGAGCAGATCAGCCCAACGGCCAACGCGCCGGTCATCACCCCGGCCGCCATGATTGTCGCCGTTGCCTTCAGTGCCGCCGTGGGAGTCTGCGCCGGGCTCTTCCCCGCGCTCAAAGCGGCCCGCCTTGATCCAATTCAAGCGCTCAGGTACGAATAG
- a CDS encoding efflux RND transporter periplasmic adaptor subunit: MNKFVVLIVIAVLGAGGYYGWNRWQKASQTSVASTRPTTATVELRNISFSVNAAGEIAPAEQVSVRPEINGLIDELPVDVGDSVKKDALLFKLDDKLLKQQRAANQTDIEKAKLSLEKAERDYKRAQQLLAEKLISQELYDDTKTTYDLAKNALERTERDLALTDEQLTKTEVRAPFACTVLTRPVSMGQAVSGSGGFNSGTEVLTIADLNSMIINAQVNQADVPRLKVGGMVEVTVEAVPGLSVTGLVERVFPQATIKNNIKGYPARILLKNVDPRIRPGMTANVQIPVASADNVTAVPLAAVFTEKMSEGGQMERFVYVQQGETFQKRNVKVGVSDFFYAEIQDGLKEGEVVALELPKEARENKAGKATAQRKGGSEGAGGSGTNLNTASERAPAGAGKTDRPPGKKGPGPSAGSASR; encoded by the coding sequence ATGAATAAGTTCGTTGTTCTGATAGTTATCGCAGTTCTTGGAGCGGGCGGTTACTATGGCTGGAATCGTTGGCAGAAGGCCAGCCAGACCAGCGTCGCCTCCACCCGCCCCACGACTGCGACGGTGGAGTTGCGCAACATCAGCTTCTCGGTGAATGCGGCGGGGGAGATTGCGCCCGCCGAGCAGGTGTCGGTCCGCCCGGAAATCAACGGGCTGATTGATGAACTGCCGGTAGATGTCGGCGATTCCGTTAAAAAGGACGCCCTGCTATTCAAGCTGGACGACAAGCTGCTCAAACAGCAGCGGGCTGCAAATCAGACTGATATTGAGAAGGCGAAGCTGAGCCTGGAGAAGGCGGAGCGCGACTACAAGCGGGCGCAGCAACTGCTGGCCGAGAAACTCATTTCACAGGAGCTATACGACGACACCAAGACCACCTACGACCTGGCCAAGAACGCTCTTGAACGCACGGAGCGCGACCTGGCTCTGACCGATGAGCAGCTGACCAAAACCGAGGTGCGGGCCCCGTTTGCCTGCACCGTGTTGACCCGGCCGGTCTCGATGGGTCAGGCGGTGTCCGGCTCGGGCGGCTTCAACAGCGGCACCGAGGTGCTCACCATCGCCGACCTTAACTCGATGATCATCAACGCGCAGGTCAACCAGGCGGATGTGCCCCGGCTCAAAGTAGGTGGGATGGTCGAGGTGACGGTGGAGGCGGTGCCGGGCTTGAGCGTCACGGGCCTGGTGGAGCGCGTCTTTCCCCAAGCCACCATCAAGAACAATATTAAGGGCTACCCCGCCCGCATCCTGTTGAAAAATGTCGACCCCCGCATTCGCCCGGGCATGACCGCGAACGTTCAGATCCCCGTGGCGTCAGCGGACAACGTGACAGCCGTGCCCCTGGCCGCGGTGTTTACGGAGAAAATGTCGGAAGGCGGCCAGATGGAGCGCTTTGTTTACGTGCAGCAGGGAGAGACGTTCCAGAAGCGCAACGTGAAGGTGGGCGTTTCGGATTTCTTTTATGCGGAAATACAGGATGGCCTCAAGGAAGGCGAGGTCGTCGCGCTGGAGCTGCCCAAAGAAGCACGTGAGAACAAGGCGGGGAAAGCGACTGCGCAACGCAAAGGCGGTAGCGAGGGCGCAGGCGGTTCCGGCACCAACCTCAATACCGCCTCCGAGCGCGCGCCGGCAGGCGCCGGAAAAACCGACCGGCCACCCGGTAAAAAAGGCCCCGGTCCGAGCGCGGGCAGCGCCTCGCGTTGA
- a CDS encoding ABC transporter permease, with amino-acid sequence MSARRANTSPEVFQHSWGQLGITILAGMREIWAHKFRSLLTMLGIILGVSSLVAMSALVAGMEKGAKEALVAIGGLERVSIEPQNLPIEQRHLSDQAVGITINDVQALQQSAPLVTRFSPEMRISATLTAKGKSFRPWNCVGVWPAALELYEHVVEHGRMFNELDDEMARNVCVIGTAARDELWGAPEKIGREIIPIGETLFINGVPFTIVGMFQHYESEQDRKARLLAQSQAGQQQAGGVVRSRGWGSTRRGSSFVFYLKNATVFIPLNTVWMKFRSGATQVMLSSGGGSRTITSTSGDPRLSGLSVKIASVDLLSEALQQIRNVLMSTHKGIEDFGFRTQEDWADQINTFIRNARWSGGLIAGISLLVGGIGIMNIMLASISERVREIGIRKSVGASTGDVFVQILVESVVIAILGGLVGLAASFALVDLLSLISPTENAPIVGLTALMVAFGASVLVGILAGIFPAIKAANLNPIQALRYE; translated from the coding sequence ATGAGCGCGCGGCGGGCCAATACCTCACCTGAGGTGTTCCAGCATTCCTGGGGGCAGCTTGGCATCACCATCCTCGCGGGCATGCGGGAGATTTGGGCGCACAAGTTCCGGTCGCTGCTGACGATGCTGGGAATCATTCTTGGCGTCTCCAGTCTCGTAGCTATGTCGGCCCTGGTGGCGGGCATGGAGAAGGGAGCCAAAGAGGCGCTGGTGGCCATCGGCGGGCTGGAACGGGTGAGCATCGAACCACAGAACCTCCCGATTGAGCAGCGCCATCTCTCCGACCAGGCCGTCGGCATCACCATCAACGACGTGCAGGCTCTGCAACAAAGCGCCCCGTTGGTGACGCGCTTCTCGCCGGAAATGCGCATCTCCGCCACCCTCACGGCCAAGGGGAAGAGCTTCCGACCCTGGAATTGCGTTGGCGTTTGGCCTGCAGCCTTGGAGCTATATGAGCACGTGGTCGAGCACGGCCGGATGTTCAACGAGCTGGATGATGAAATGGCCCGCAACGTCTGCGTCATCGGTACCGCCGCGCGTGACGAATTGTGGGGCGCGCCGGAGAAGATTGGCCGCGAAATCATCCCGATCGGTGAAACCCTTTTCATCAATGGCGTGCCCTTCACGATCGTGGGCATGTTCCAGCACTACGAGAGCGAGCAGGACCGCAAGGCGCGGTTGCTCGCCCAAAGCCAGGCCGGCCAGCAGCAGGCGGGAGGCGTCGTTCGCAGTCGCGGCTGGGGCAGCACTCGGCGGGGCAGCAGCTTCGTTTTCTACCTCAAGAACGCCACGGTCTTCATCCCCCTGAACACGGTGTGGATGAAGTTCCGGTCCGGAGCGACCCAGGTTATGCTGTCTTCTGGTGGCGGCAGCCGTACCATTACCAGCACAAGCGGCGACCCGCGGCTCTCGGGCTTGTCGGTGAAGATCGCCAGCGTGGACCTGCTGTCGGAGGCGTTGCAGCAGATTCGCAACGTCCTCATGTCCACCCACAAAGGCATCGAAGACTTCGGTTTCCGAACTCAGGAGGACTGGGCCGACCAAATCAACACCTTCATCCGCAACGCCCGGTGGAGCGGCGGCCTCATCGCCGGGATCAGCCTGCTGGTTGGTGGCATTGGCATCATGAACATCATGCTGGCCAGCATCTCGGAACGCGTGCGCGAAATCGGGATCCGCAAATCTGTCGGCGCCTCCACCGGCGACGTCTTTGTCCAAATCCTCGTTGAATCCGTGGTGATTGCCATCCTTGGTGGTCTGGTTGGTCTGGCCGCCTCCTTCGCCCTGGTGGACTTGCTCAGCCTGATCTCCCCGACGGAAAACGCGCCCATCGTCGGCCTGACCGCGCTCATGGTGGCCTTCGGCGCCAGCGTACTGGTCGGAATTCTGGCGGGGATCTTCCCGGCGATCAAAGCGGCTAACCTCAATCCCATACAGGCGTTACGGTACGAATGA
- a CDS encoding ATP-binding cassette domain-containing protein, translating into MIEASRLTKIFPDKKRGQIRAVDDVSFHCEPGQIFGLLGVNGAGKTTCLRLLGTILQPTSGTARVAGFDVTAEPERVRAHIGFLSTATALYGRLTAQETVEYFGRLHGVAELVLRERLESIFATLDMDEFRHRRCDQLSSGMKQKVSIARTLVHDPPVMIFDEPTHGLDVLTARTVVGFIHDCRARGKTVIFSTHVMREAEKLCDRIAIIHNGRMMAEGTLAELREQTGAQDLDDVFVKLVEEK; encoded by the coding sequence ATGATCGAAGCTAGCCGACTGACCAAGATCTTCCCCGATAAGAAGCGCGGCCAAATCCGGGCCGTGGACGATGTCAGTTTTCACTGCGAACCGGGACAAATATTTGGCCTGCTCGGCGTCAACGGTGCCGGGAAGACAACCTGCCTGCGCCTGTTAGGCACCATTCTCCAACCCACCTCCGGCACCGCCCGTGTCGCCGGTTTCGATGTAACCGCGGAGCCGGAACGCGTGCGCGCACACATTGGTTTTCTCTCGACCGCTACGGCGCTTTACGGGCGGCTGACCGCCCAGGAAACGGTCGAGTATTTCGGCCGGTTGCACGGCGTGGCGGAGCTGGTCTTGCGCGAGCGTCTGGAAAGCATCTTCGCAACGCTGGACATGGATGAATTCCGGCATCGCCGCTGCGACCAACTCTCTAGCGGCATGAAACAAAAGGTCTCAATCGCCCGCACACTGGTGCATGACCCGCCGGTGATGATCTTCGACGAGCCAACCCACGGCCTGGACGTGTTGACGGCGCGAACGGTGGTCGGCTTCATCCATGATTGTCGCGCGCGCGGCAAGACGGTCATCTTCTCCACGCACGTGATGCGCGAAGCCGAGAAGCTCTGTGACCGGATCGCCATCATTCACAACGGGCGCATGATGGCCGAGGGCACGCTGGCAGAACTGCGAGAGCAGACGGGCGCGCAGGACCTGGACGACGTATTTGTGAAGCTGGTGGAGGAGAAATGA
- a CDS encoding ABC transporter ATP-binding protein: MALVEVRNVSKVYHLGDEEIRALDDVSLDIGEGEFISIIGPSGSGKSTLMHILGCLDSPSKGTIQLDGVMIQDATSRQLAAIRNQKIGFVFQFFNLLPKLNVVQNVELPMIYSGISARERRARAAEALRLVDMANRARHRPSQLSGGQQQRAAIARALVNNPRIIFADEPTGNLDSHTGDAILQLFRKLSQEGRTIVLVTHDPEIAAVTPRRIEIRDGKIAAQVDLTLAGLAGPGQSAGATVPAQP, translated from the coding sequence ATGGCATTGGTCGAAGTCCGCAACGTCAGCAAGGTTTACCACCTTGGCGATGAGGAAATCCGGGCGCTCGACGACGTTAGCCTCGACATTGGGGAAGGCGAGTTTATCTCCATTATCGGTCCGTCAGGCAGCGGGAAGTCCACCTTGATGCACATCCTGGGGTGCCTGGACTCGCCCAGCAAGGGGACGATCCAGCTTGACGGGGTGATGATTCAGGATGCCACTTCGCGGCAGCTTGCAGCCATCCGCAACCAGAAAATCGGGTTCGTGTTTCAGTTCTTCAACCTGCTGCCGAAGCTAAATGTTGTCCAGAATGTCGAGCTGCCGATGATCTATAGCGGCATCTCCGCGCGGGAGCGGCGCGCGCGGGCCGCGGAAGCCTTAAGGCTGGTGGACATGGCCAACCGCGCCAGGCACCGTCCCAGCCAGCTCTCGGGGGGGCAGCAACAGCGCGCCGCCATCGCGCGGGCCCTCGTCAACAACCCGCGAATCATCTTCGCCGACGAGCCAACCGGCAATCTCGACTCGCATACCGGAGACGCCATCCTGCAACTCTTCCGCAAGCTCAGCCAGGAGGGCCGCACGATCGTGCTGGTCACCCACGACCCTGAGATTGCCGCGGTCACACCGCGTCGCATAGAGATCCGCGACGGCAAGATCGCGGCCCAGGTGGATTTGACCCTGGCCGGGCTGGCGGGTCCGGGGCAATCCGCCGGCGCGACGGTGCCGGCACAGCCATGA
- a CDS encoding MGMT family protein: MRKRTSWREKLADSKGLPRVVKIAPGMSARWGRGTVVIPAPLEVDALMKRVPRGKLTTINEIRAALARKHRATIGCPMTTGIFAWIAANAAQEAAAAGQKAVTPYWRTLKTGGELNAKYPGGISGLSRRLRAEGHRILTRGKRRFVADFQQQLITFSTTNSQ; encoded by the coding sequence ATGAGGAAACGCACATCATGGCGGGAGAAACTCGCGGACAGCAAAGGCCTGCCGCGAGTGGTTAAGATCGCGCCCGGAATGAGCGCACGGTGGGGCCGCGGCACTGTCGTTATCCCGGCTCCTCTGGAGGTGGATGCGCTGATGAAGCGTGTGCCGCGTGGCAAGCTTACGACCATCAACGAGATTCGCGCCGCTCTTGCCCGAAAGCACCGAGCCACCATCGGCTGTCCCATGACCACAGGAATCTTCGCATGGATTGCCGCTAACGCCGCCCAGGAAGCGGCGGCGGCCGGACAAAAAGCCGTAACCCCGTATTGGCGCACGCTAAAGACCGGCGGTGAACTTAACGCCAAGTATCCCGGCGGCATTAGCGGCTTGAGCCGGCGGCTGCGGGCTGAGGGCCATAGGATTTTAACTCGTGGAAAGAGGCGCTTTGTCGCCGACTTCCAGCAACAACTCATCACATTCAGCACTACAAATTCCCAATGA
- a CDS encoding ABC transporter permease, translated as MTTLRSVGVVYRKELLDSLRDRRTIISMIVVPLIAIPALTLGMGVLAVRLVTQAQQEIPRVMVLGGEDSTQTLAALRALKTIQVVPASQDYTNLISNKKVRAAVEIPAGFDDALRTGEKKTVHIYIYEGEMKSSFGAQPIEEFFRQLSDRTLSKRLAAHNFPERLLKPFDIRQTNVAPPKKVSGNLLGAFIPYLLILMCMTGAIYPSVDLTAGEKERGTIETLLCSPVARTHLVYGKCLMVLTASLVTTLLSLCSLGASFALVKRLATGGGREALPLPLTMDLSSLAAVFVMMLPMALLFSAVMLAIGLFSRTTKEAHSYLQPLLLVTIMPAVASMLPGVELNSRLAVIPVVNLSLVSKEILSGTFHWNYIALIFASTCIYAAGALAAAVAMFKREGVLFRT; from the coding sequence ATGACGACCTTGCGCAGCGTTGGCGTTGTTTATCGAAAGGAGCTGCTCGATTCGCTGCGGGACCGGCGGACAATTATCTCGATGATCGTGGTGCCGTTGATCGCCATCCCGGCGCTCACGCTGGGCATGGGAGTGCTGGCGGTCCGGCTGGTAACTCAAGCGCAGCAAGAGATCCCCAGGGTTATGGTGCTCGGCGGCGAGGATTCTACGCAGACCCTGGCCGCATTGCGCGCGCTGAAGACGATTCAGGTCGTCCCTGCCAGCCAGGACTACACCAATTTGATATCGAACAAGAAGGTTCGTGCCGCCGTCGAGATTCCCGCCGGGTTCGACGATGCCCTTCGCACCGGAGAGAAGAAGACGGTGCACATTTACATTTACGAAGGGGAGATGAAATCCTCCTTCGGGGCGCAGCCAATCGAGGAGTTCTTTCGCCAGTTGAGCGACCGAACGTTGAGCAAGCGCCTCGCCGCGCACAACTTCCCTGAGCGGTTGCTCAAGCCCTTCGACATACGACAGACTAACGTGGCGCCGCCCAAGAAAGTCAGTGGCAATCTTCTTGGAGCGTTTATCCCCTACCTCCTTATTCTGATGTGCATGACCGGCGCGATTTACCCTTCCGTTGATTTGACCGCCGGCGAAAAGGAGCGCGGGACAATAGAGACTCTCTTGTGCAGTCCGGTTGCCCGCACGCACTTGGTGTACGGGAAATGCCTGATGGTGCTGACCGCTTCGCTCGTCACCACCTTGCTGTCGCTCTGCAGCCTGGGGGCGTCCTTTGCGCTGGTTAAGCGATTGGCCACCGGCGGGGGCCGCGAAGCGCTGCCCCTGCCCCTGACGATGGACCTGTCCTCCCTGGCAGCCGTGTTTGTGATGATGCTGCCGATGGCCCTGCTCTTTTCCGCCGTAATGCTGGCGATTGGCTTGTTCTCCCGCACCACCAAGGAGGCGCACAGTTACTTGCAGCCGCTGCTGCTCGTCACCATCATGCCGGCGGTGGCGTCGATGCTGCCCGGCGTGGAGCTTAACAGCCGCCTGGCGGTTATCCCGGTGGTGAACCTCAGCCTCGTGAGCAAGGAAATTCTCTCCGGCACCTTTCATTGGAACTACATCGCGTTGATCTTCGCCTCGACCTGCATATACGCTGCCGGCGCCCTGGCGGCCGCTGTGGCGATGTTCAAACGCGAAGGCGTTTTGTTCCGCACCTAA